In Rariglobus hedericola, the following proteins share a genomic window:
- a CDS encoding sugar porter family MFS transporter, with protein sequence MRSETSLRPVLLPACVAAIGGFLFGFDSGVINGAVGALSAAFGSSAAVTGFNVASMLLGCAAGAFLAGRASDAFGRRSALFGAAFLFAISAWGSGIAGGSIEFVIYRLIGGFAVGAASIICPAYIAEIAPAAIRGRLATLQQLAIVLGLFAAFLSNFIIARLAGGTSTVWLFGYQAWQWMFWVELIPSVAFFLGLLLIPESPRYLVTAGRHADAIRAHARLAPGADGQAHIAEISLSLDSGKKPAFRDLWDSVSRRLHPVVWVGIIIAALQQLVGINVVFYYGEVLWRAAGFSVTDALKINVIGGIINITATLVAIALIDRIGRKPLLLIGSIGMAVFLGVLAAVFSGAATGADGSLVLDSNHGTIALVAANLYIVCFGISWGPVMWVLLGEMFPNRLRGAALSLAGLVQWAANFAVTITFPLLLAGIGLGGAYGIYAVFAAFSAWYAWKFVRETKGRTLEQMSNG encoded by the coding sequence ATGCGATCCGAAACTTCCCTTCGCCCCGTCCTGCTCCCCGCCTGCGTCGCCGCCATCGGCGGTTTCCTTTTTGGCTTCGACAGCGGCGTCATCAACGGTGCCGTCGGCGCCCTCTCCGCCGCCTTCGGCTCCAGCGCGGCCGTGACCGGCTTTAACGTCGCTTCCATGCTCCTCGGCTGCGCCGCGGGTGCCTTCCTCGCCGGCCGCGCCTCCGATGCTTTTGGACGTCGCTCCGCGCTCTTCGGCGCCGCATTCCTGTTTGCCATCAGCGCGTGGGGCTCGGGCATCGCGGGCGGCTCGATCGAGTTCGTCATCTACCGCCTCATCGGTGGTTTCGCCGTCGGCGCCGCCAGCATCATCTGCCCCGCCTACATCGCCGAGATCGCCCCCGCCGCCATCCGCGGACGCCTCGCGACGTTGCAACAACTCGCCATCGTCCTCGGCCTCTTCGCAGCCTTCCTGAGCAACTTCATCATCGCCCGCCTCGCCGGCGGAACCAGCACGGTCTGGCTGTTCGGCTATCAAGCGTGGCAATGGATGTTCTGGGTCGAGCTCATCCCTTCCGTGGCGTTTTTCCTCGGCCTGCTGCTCATCCCCGAATCCCCACGCTACCTCGTCACCGCCGGTCGCCACGCGGACGCGATCCGCGCCCATGCGCGCCTCGCCCCGGGAGCCGACGGCCAGGCCCATATCGCCGAGATCTCACTCTCCCTCGACAGCGGGAAAAAGCCGGCCTTCCGCGATCTCTGGGACAGCGTCAGCCGCCGCCTCCATCCCGTCGTCTGGGTCGGCATCATCATCGCCGCGCTCCAACAACTCGTAGGCATCAACGTCGTTTTCTACTACGGCGAAGTCCTCTGGCGCGCCGCCGGTTTCTCCGTCACCGACGCCCTCAAGATCAACGTCATCGGCGGTATCATCAACATCACCGCCACGCTCGTCGCCATCGCCTTGATCGACCGCATCGGCCGCAAGCCTCTCCTGCTCATCGGCTCCATCGGCATGGCTGTGTTTCTCGGCGTGCTCGCTGCCGTGTTTTCCGGTGCGGCCACCGGCGCCGACGGCTCGCTGGTCCTCGATTCAAACCATGGGACGATCGCCCTCGTCGCTGCCAACCTCTACATCGTTTGCTTCGGCATCTCGTGGGGCCCCGTCATGTGGGTGCTCCTCGGCGAGATGTTTCCCAACCGGCTCCGCGGCGCCGCCCTCTCGCTGGCCGGCCTCGTCCAATGGGCCGCCAACTTCGCCGTCACGATTACCTTTCCCTTGCTGCTCGCGGGCATTGGTCTCGGTGGCGCCTACGGCATTTACGCCGTATTCGCGGCATTCTCTGCGTGGTATGCCTGGAAATTCGTCCGCGAAACCAAGGGCCGCACGCTGGAGCAAATGAGCAACGGCTGA
- a CDS encoding glycine--tRNA ligase — protein sequence MSTPAAAAEPANLMEAVVSLAKRRGFVFQSSEIYGGLNGFFDYGPMGVELKKNIRDCWWNDMVRRRDDIVGIETSIIMHPKVWEASGHVAGFSDPLVDCKVSKNRYRADQLFFAPVVIDGTTHGYVSALESEKTTEDLQAAAELFKRKKAITGTLSPVVVKDFTEATADEVTKIPSPATGNPDLTPPRAFNMMFQTNVGAMTDASSVAYLRPETAQGMFVDFKNVVDTTRVKLPFGIAQTGKSFRNEITPRNFIFRSREFEQMEMEFFIHEDDDWAKWHRYWINWCKDWLLSIGLPESHISEYDHLKEKLAFYSKGTTDIMFKFPFGVQELWGIAARGNYDLTQHANASGKPQEIFDEATKKKFVPHVIEPAVGLDRIFLAVLASCYAEEQVTDEKGNTETRTVLRLSPRIAPLKIAVLPLIKNKEQLVARAQALYAKLKRKYACFYDETGNIGKRYRRQDEVGTPYCVTIDFDTIEKEGDTFTLRERDSMSQRRVTETELFALLEEQVY from the coding sequence ATGTCCACGCCCGCCGCCGCCGCCGAGCCCGCCAACCTCATGGAAGCCGTCGTTTCCCTCGCGAAACGCCGCGGCTTCGTCTTCCAGTCCTCCGAAATCTACGGCGGTCTCAACGGCTTTTTCGACTACGGCCCCATGGGCGTGGAACTCAAAAAGAACATCCGCGACTGCTGGTGGAACGACATGGTCCGCCGCCGCGACGACATCGTCGGCATCGAGACCTCCATCATCATGCACCCGAAGGTCTGGGAAGCCTCCGGTCACGTCGCCGGCTTCTCCGATCCGCTCGTTGACTGCAAAGTCTCCAAGAACCGCTACCGCGCCGACCAACTCTTCTTCGCTCCCGTCGTCATCGACGGCACCACCCACGGCTACGTCTCCGCCCTCGAATCCGAGAAAACCACCGAGGACCTGCAAGCCGCCGCCGAGCTCTTCAAACGCAAGAAGGCCATCACCGGCACGCTCTCGCCCGTCGTGGTTAAGGATTTCACCGAGGCCACCGCCGACGAGGTCACCAAGATCCCCTCGCCCGCCACCGGCAATCCCGACCTCACGCCGCCGCGCGCCTTCAACATGATGTTCCAGACGAACGTCGGCGCCATGACCGACGCCTCGTCCGTCGCCTACCTCCGCCCCGAGACCGCGCAGGGCATGTTCGTCGATTTCAAAAACGTCGTGGACACCACGCGCGTAAAACTCCCCTTCGGCATCGCCCAAACCGGCAAGTCCTTCCGCAACGAAATCACGCCGCGCAACTTTATCTTCCGCTCCCGCGAATTCGAGCAGATGGAGATGGAATTCTTCATCCACGAAGACGACGACTGGGCTAAATGGCACCGCTACTGGATCAACTGGTGCAAAGACTGGCTCCTCTCCATCGGCCTGCCCGAGTCACATATTTCTGAATACGACCATCTCAAGGAGAAGCTCGCGTTCTACTCCAAGGGCACGACGGACATCATGTTCAAGTTCCCCTTCGGCGTGCAGGAACTCTGGGGCATCGCCGCCCGCGGCAACTACGACCTCACACAACACGCCAACGCCTCCGGCAAGCCGCAGGAAATCTTCGACGAAGCCACCAAGAAAAAGTTCGTCCCGCACGTGATCGAGCCCGCCGTCGGCCTCGACCGCATCTTCCTCGCCGTCCTCGCCTCGTGCTACGCCGAGGAGCAGGTCACCGACGAAAAGGGCAACACCGAGACCCGCACCGTCCTGCGCCTCAGCCCGCGCATCGCCCCGCTGAAGATCGCCGTCCTCCCCTTGATCAAAAACAAGGAGCAGCTCGTCGCCCGCGCGCAGGCCCTCTACGCGAAGTTGAAACGCAAATACGCGTGCTTCTACGACGAGACCGGCAACATCGGTAAGCGTTACCGCCGCCAGGACGAGGTCGGCACGCCTTACTGCGTCACCATCGACTTCGATACCATCGAGAAGGAAGGCGACACGTTCACCCTCCGCGAACGCGACTCGATGTCCCAGCGCCGCGTCACCGAAACCGAGCTCTTTGCCCTCCTGGAAGAGCAGGTTTACTGA